In Paraburkholderia caribensis, a single window of DNA contains:
- a CDS encoding oligosaccharide flippase family protein, whose translation MRILALKRFTNPDVTRAVANLVWLGLERLTQIGVAIAISGVLARYFGADLFGKWQYANTLLLVLSPITWVCGAEILVPTIVHRPPEQLGTVLGSAFALRLSVSAVALLLTWAGIAAGVTDPVVGAMLAGLAVTMLFREPFVGVINAWLQSMTYSKPQLLTSMTTAIAKAILVWLLVRAAAAPSRFGWLWALESAAIGAVLVVYFMQRHGGKLGWRVDRALFRHFATAGTVFWLGLICMYLFLKLDRLMLERAISFADLGRYSAAQQLNENWITLALMLAQTLAPAFVYRVQDAVQLRRNMWRLTAMTAVLMIAGAFVLDLLAGFIIRRVFGPDFEEAVDIFRWAVWLSVPAGIEAIGNLVVLKYQAKFVLLSKWLLALAVAGIVNLLAIPRFGAYGALIGLAAGYLAAASVNFYYIRYKLRP comes from the coding sequence ATGCGGATACTGGCGCTTAAGCGTTTTACGAATCCCGACGTCACGCGCGCTGTCGCAAACCTTGTCTGGCTTGGCCTCGAACGCCTCACCCAGATCGGCGTGGCGATCGCGATCAGCGGCGTGCTGGCGCGCTACTTCGGTGCCGACCTGTTCGGCAAATGGCAATACGCCAACACGCTTTTGCTCGTCCTGTCGCCGATTACATGGGTGTGCGGCGCGGAGATTCTCGTGCCGACCATCGTACATCGTCCGCCTGAACAACTCGGCACCGTGCTCGGCAGCGCGTTCGCGTTGCGGCTCTCGGTGTCGGCCGTCGCGCTGTTGCTGACCTGGGCAGGGATTGCGGCGGGCGTCACCGATCCCGTCGTCGGGGCGATGCTCGCCGGACTGGCCGTCACGATGCTGTTTCGCGAGCCGTTCGTCGGCGTGATCAACGCGTGGCTGCAAAGCATGACCTACAGCAAGCCGCAGTTGCTCACCAGCATGACGACGGCCATCGCCAAGGCCATCCTCGTCTGGCTGCTGGTGCGCGCGGCCGCCGCGCCGTCGCGCTTCGGCTGGCTGTGGGCGCTCGAATCGGCCGCGATCGGCGCGGTGCTGGTCGTCTATTTCATGCAAAGGCACGGCGGGAAACTCGGCTGGCGCGTGGACCGCGCGCTGTTCCGCCACTTCGCGACGGCGGGCACCGTGTTCTGGCTCGGCCTGATCTGCATGTACCTGTTCCTGAAGCTCGACCGCCTGATGCTGGAGCGCGCAATCTCGTTCGCCGACCTCGGCCGCTACTCGGCCGCGCAACAGCTCAACGAGAACTGGATCACGCTCGCGCTGATGCTGGCGCAAACGCTTGCGCCCGCCTTCGTCTACCGCGTCCAGGACGCGGTGCAGCTGCGCCGCAACATGTGGCGGCTCACGGCCATGACAGCCGTTCTGATGATCGCCGGCGCGTTCGTGCTGGACCTGCTGGCAGGCTTCATCATCCGCCGCGTGTTCGGGCCGGATTTCGAGGAAGCCGTCGATATCTTCCGCTGGGCCGTATGGCTGTCCGTCCCCGCCGGCATCGAGGCGATCGGCAACCTGGTGGTCCTGAAGTATCAGGCGAAGTTCGTGTTGCTGTCGAAGTGGCTGCTGGCGCTCGCCGTCGCGGGCATCGTCAATCTGCTGGCGATTCCGCGTTTCGGCGCGTACGGCGCGCTGATCGGCCTTGCCGCCGGCTATCTCGCCGCGGCTTCCGTCAATTTTTATTACATCCGTTACAAGCTGCGCCCATGA